The following coding sequences lie in one Zingiber officinale cultivar Zhangliang chromosome 2B, Zo_v1.1, whole genome shotgun sequence genomic window:
- the LOC122046848 gene encoding alpha-humulene 10-hydroxylase-like produces MEAISLFSPFFFITLFLGFFITLLIKRSSRSRVHKQQVLLAPLPPSPPRLPLIGNIHQLVGGHSHRILRQLARTHGPLICLRLGQVDQVVASSVEAVEEIIKRHDLKFADRPRDLTFSRILLYDGKGVAMAPYGGYWKQMRKIYAMELLNSRRVKSFASIREDVVRKLTAEIANKAFSRTPVINLSEMTMSMINANVIRVAFGDKCKQQADFLHLVKEAISHFSSFTVADMYPSLKFLDTLTGLKSKLEGVRGKLDKVFDEIIAQRQAALDEQAEEDLIIDVLLKLKDEGNQEFPITYTSVKAIVMEIFLGGTETSSSVIDWVMSELIKNPKAMEKVQKEMREAMQGKTKLEESDIPKFSYLNLVIKETLRLHPPGPLLFPRECRETCEVIGYRVPAGARLLINAFALSRDEKYWGSDAESFKPERFEGISVDFKGFNFEFMPFGAGRRICPGMTFGLSSAEVALAHLLFHFDWQLPQGMKIEDLDMMEISGMSATRRSPLLVLPKLIIPLP; encoded by the exons ATGGAAGCTATTTCCCTCTTCTCCCCTTTCTTCTTCATAACTCTCTTTCTCGGCTTCTTCATAACTTTACTGATAAAGAGATCATCAAGGAGCAGAGTGCATAAGCAACAAGTACTATTAGCTCCTCTCCCACCCAGCCCGCCCAGGCTTCCTCTCATTGGAAACATCCACCAGCTCGTCGGCGGCCACTCTCACCGTATCCTCCGCCAACTCGCCCGAACTCACGGACCCCTCATCTGTCTCCGACTCGGACAGGTCGACCAAGTCGTCGCCTCGTCCGTGGAGGCTGTGGAGGAGATCATCAAGCGCCATGATCTCAAATTTGCTGACAGACCCAGAGATTTGACCTTCTCCAGAATATTGCTCTACGATGGGAAGGGAGTCGCCATGGCCCCCTACGGTGGCTACTGGAAGCAGATGAGGAAGATTTATGCCATGGAGCTGCTCAACTCCCGGCGCGTCAAGTCCTTCGCCTCCATCCGCGAGGATGTCGTCCGTAAGCTCACGGCGGAGATCGCCAACAAAGCGTTTTCTCGAACACCTGTCATTAATCTAAGCGAGATGACGATGTCCATGATCAATGCGAATGTGATCCGAGTCGCGTTTGGCGACAAGTGCAAACAGCAGGCGGATTTCTTGCACCTGGTGAAGGAGGCAATAAGCCACTTCTCCAGCTTCACGGTGGCTGATATGTATCCCTCGCTCAAATTCCTGGACACTCTCACGGGATTGAAGTCAAAGTTAGAGGGAGTTCGCGGAAAGCTCGACAAAGTCTTCGACGAAATCATCGCGCAGCGTCAAGCTGCACTAGACGAGCAAGCAGAGGAGGATCTAATCATCGATGTACTTCTCAAACTTAAAGATGAAGGAAATCAAGAATTTCCAATCACATATACCAGCGTCAAGGCCATTGTCATG GAAATATTCTTGGGAGGGACGGAAACATCATCATCGGTTATTGATTGGGTTATGTCAGAGTTGATCAAGAATCCAAAGGCAATGGAGAAAGTCCAAAAGGAGATGAGGGAGGCTATGCAAGGGAAGACCAAGCTCGAAGAGAGTGACATCCCCAAATTCAGTTATCTAAATTTGGTGATCAAGGAGACGCTACGGCTCCACCCTCCTGGCCCTCTATTGTTCCCGAGAGAATGCAGAGAGACGTGCGAGGTCATAGGATATCGAGTGCCTGCCGGGGCTCGATTGCTCATTAATGCATTTGCGTTGAGCAGAGATGAGAAGTATTGGGGCTCCGATGCAGAGAGCTTCAAGCCTGAGAGATTCGAGGGCATCTCGGTGGACTTCAAGGGCTTCAACTTCGAGTTCATGCCATTTGGTGCAGGGCGAAGGATCTGCCCCGGCATGACATTTGGCTTGTCGTCCGCGGAAGTTGCACTGGCTCACCTCCTCTTCCACTTCGACTGGCAGCTTCCTCAAGGCATGAAGATCGAAGATTTGGACATGATGGAGATTTCTGGGATGAGCGCAACAAGGAGATCGCCTCTCCTCGTGCTTCCCAAGCTAATAATTCCTCTGCCATAG